Proteins from a genomic interval of Trifolium pratense cultivar HEN17-A07 linkage group LG6, ARS_RC_1.1, whole genome shotgun sequence:
- the LOC123893296 gene encoding glucose-6-phosphate 1-dehydrogenase, chloroplastic encodes MATLYSTNCRSFPSSSMSSNQSVGFANRFFVNNVSFKSQTHLLQQISVHTQQQDGAIASSVIPVESNNIGKRLSPELLSVTSSTESQGEASFEKDANGCTVSITVVGASGDLAKKKIFPALFALYYEGCLPEHFTICGYARSKMTDAELRNMVSKTLTCRIDKKENCSEKMDQFLKRCFYHSGQYDSPENFAALDKKLKEHEDGRTSNRLFYLSIPPNIFIDAVKCASLSASSGNGGWTRVIVEKPFGRDSESSAALTRSFKQYLTEDQIFRIDHYLGKELVENLSVLRFSNLIFEPLWSRQYIRNVQLIFSEDFGTEGRGGYFDNYGIIRDIMQNHLLQILALFAMETPVSLDAEDIRNEKVKVLRSMRPIKLEDVVLGQYKNHTRGDVVYPAYVDDKTVPKDSLTPTFAAAALFIDNARWDGVPFLMKAGKALHNKRAEIRVQFRHVPGNLYKRNFGADLDQATNELVIRVQPDEAIYLKINNKVPGLGMKLDRSNLNLHYAARYSKEIPDAYERLLLDAIEGERRLFIRSDELDAAWSLFTPVLNEIEEKKITPEYYPYGSRGPVCAHYLAARYNVRWGDLGLDVEQ; translated from the exons ATGgctactctttattcaactaattgTCGTTCATTTCCATCTTCTTCTATGTCTTCCAATCAATCTGTTGGTTTTGCTAATCGATTTTTTGTTAACAATGTTTCTTTTAAATCTCAAACCCATTTGTTACAACAGATTTCAGTTCATACCCAACAACAAGATG GTGCAATTGCATCCAGTGTAATCCCTGTTGAAAGCAACAATATTGGCAAGCGATTGAGTCCTGAATTGTTGTCGGTTACATCCTCCACAGAGTCTCAAGGTGAAGCTAGTTTTGAAAAGGATGCGAATGGGTGCACTGTTAGTATAACAGTTGTCGGAGCTTCTGGAGACCTTGCCAAGAAGAAGATATTTCCGGCACTCTTTGCACTTTACTATGAGGGTTGTCTACCTGAG CACTTCACCATTTGTGGTTATGCTCGAAGTAAGATGACTGATGCCGAACTGAGAAATATGGTTAGCAAGACTCTCACCTGCAGAATTGATAAGAA AGAAAACTGCAGTGAAAAGATGGATCAATTTCTTAAAAGATGTTTCTATCATTCTGGTCAATACGATTCTCCAGAAAACTTTGCAGCACTAGACAAGAAGCTGAAGGAACATGAG GATGGGAGAACTTCTAATCGCCTATTTTATCTTTCAATTCCTCCTAATATATTCATAGATGCTGTAAAATGTGCAAGCTTGTCAGCATCGTCTGGTAACGGTGGTTGGACTAGAGTCATTGTTGAAAAGCCTTTTGGTCGTGATTCAGAATCCTCAGCCGCTTTAACAAGATCGTTCAAGCAGTATCTAACCGAGGATCAAATTTTCAG GATTGATCACTATCTTGGAAAAGAGCTTGTGGAAAATCTTTCTGTTCTCCGATTCTCAAATCTCATTTTTGAACCATTATGGTCAAGACAATACATAAGAAATGTACAGCTGATATTCTCAGAAGATTTTGGCACTGAAGGACGTGGCGG GTACTTTGACAATTATGGTATAATTAGAGATATTATGCAGAATCATCTACTTCAAATACTAGCCCTCTTTGCGATGGAAACACCTGTTAGTTTGGATGCGGAGGACATTAGAAATGAAAAG GTCAAGGTTCTTCGATCAATGAGACCGATTAAACTTGAGGATGTAGTTTTAGGCCAATATAAGAACCACACAAGAGGAGATGTTGTATATCCAGCCTACGTTGATGACAAAACTGTACCAAAGGACAGCTTAACCCCAACATTTGCTGCAGCTGCCCTCTTCATTGATAACGCAAGATGGGATGGGGTACCTTTTCTGATGAAGGCTGGGAAAGCATTACACAACAAAAG AGCTGAGATACGGGTACAGTTCAGGCATGTGCCGGGAAATCTGTACAAACGGAATTTCGGGGCAGATCTTGATCAGGCTACAAATGAACTTGTCATAAGAGTTCAGCCTGATGAAGctatttatttgaaaatcaacaacaaagtACCAGGACTAGGAATGAAGTTGGACCGCAGTAATTTGAATCTTCACTATGCAGCAAG ATACTCAAAGGAGATACCAGATGCATACGAAAGGCTGCTTCTTGATGCAATTGAAGGAGAAAGAAGACTATTTATACGCAGCGATGAACTCGACGCTGCTTGGTCACTCTTTACGCCTGTGCTGAATGAGATAGAAGAGAAAAAGATAACTCCGGAGTACTATCCTTATGGTAGTCGTGGTCCTGTCTGCGCTCACTATCTTGCAGCCAGATACAACGTACGATGGGGAGACCTCGGATTAGATGTAGAACAATAA